The DNA window CTGGACTCAAGGAGCGGTACGGCGACACCTGCCCGCCCCTGTACGTCACCGAGAGCGGCTGCTCCTCCCCCGACCGGGTAGACGAGCGGGGACGCGTGCGCGACGAGGCCCGCATCCGCTACCACGAGGCTCACCTGGAGGCCGTGTGGGAGGCGATGACCCGGGGGGCGGACGTGCGCGGGTACTTCGCGTGGAGCCTGCTCGACAACTTCGAGTGGGCGGAGGGGTACAGCCAGCGCTTCGGCCTCGTCCACGTGGATTTCGAGACGCTGACCCGAACGCCGAAGGACAGCTACTTCTGGCTTCAGGAGTACCTGCGGGGGCGGGGGTAGGGGGCTCAGGGCGCGTTTCAACGAGGTCGTTGCCGCCTCGTGCGTGTGGAGTGCCGCTCGGCAGCCTGGTGGGGGCTTGACCTTCCCGCTGCCGGAACGCCTAGCGTGCCGTGATGCGAGGTCGCCTGATCATCTCCCGGTTCGCCGTCCTGACGGGCCTCTCCCCAAGAACCCTGCGGTACTACGACGAGATCGGCCTGCTGTGTCCCGAGGCCACGGACGAACTCACCGGCTACCGGTACTACGGCGTCACCCAGGTTGACCTGGCCGTCCGGGTCCGCCGCTGGCGTGAATTGGGGCTGCCCCTCGACGAGATTCAACGCCTGATCGACCGGCCAGACCGCGCGAGGGAGGTCTTTCTTCGTCACGAGCAACGCCTGAGCGCCGAGATCGAGAACCGCCAGCGGTCCCTGCTGCACCTGCGCCCCTTTCTCCAGGAGAACCCTATGGACTACCGCACCGAGCAGCTTTCCCCCCGGCAAACCCTCACCGTCCGCACCCGTCTCCAGCCACCCCACTACGAGGTCATCCCCGAGGCGTTGCGGGAACTGATGATGTACACCAAGGCCCGGGGTTACCGGCCCGACGCTCCCAGCTTCTTCGTCCACCACAACGACGACCGGGGCGAAGGAAGCTCGGTCGAGGTGTGCCTGCCCGTCGCAGGGGACGTGCAACCCGCTGGACGAATAGAGGTGAAGACGTTCGGGGGCGGGCTCGTCTTCGTGGGGCGGTTCGTGGGTCCCTACGACAAGACGGGCGCCGCGTACGCCGCGGTGGTGGAAGAGGCGCTGCGGCGTGGGCTCAGCATCACGGGGGTGACGGCTGAGTTCTACGTGAAGAGTGTGCCGGACACCCCGAACCCGGAGGAGTACGAGACGGACATCGCCTTCTTCCTCGAAGACCTGGGGGAGACGGGGCGACCCCTGACCTGAAGAATCCTCACGCCTCCTCCGCCCACAGCGCCCGCATCTCCGCGCTGCGCTCCAGCAGTTCGGGGAGGGTCCCCTCGCCCGTCAGGCGCCCGCCCTCCAGGATCAGGATGCGGTCGGCGCGGGTCAGGGCGGCGCGGCGGTGGGAGACGACGAGGCAGGTCGTGCCCTCCTCGCGGAAGAGGCCCTCCCACAGCAGGGCTTCCGTGCGGGCGTCGAGCGCACTCGACACGTCGTCGAACACGAGGAGGTCGGCGTGTTGGGCGAGCATCCGGGCGACCGCCGTGCGCTGCACCTGCCCGCCCGAGAGCTTGACCCCGCGCGCCCCGACCTGGGTGTTGAGCCCCCCCGGGAGCCCCGCGAGGTCGGGTTCGAGAACGGCCAGCCGCACGGCTCGCCCCAGCCGTTCCTCGCCTGCGCCCGTCAGCACGTTCTCGCGCAGGGTCTCGGAGAAGAGGCCGGGCAGTTGCGACGTGTACGCCGCGCGGGGCGGCACGAGGAAGGTGGCGGGGTCGGGCACCTCCTCCCCGTTCCAGAGGAGGCGGCCCTCATCAATGGGGATCAGGCCCAGGAGGGCCCGCAGCAGGGTCGTCTTCCCGCTGCCGATGCGCCCGGTGACGACCACGAACTCGCCCCGGCGCACGGTGAAGCTCACGTCGGTCACGCCCAGACCGCTGGCGTGGTGGGCGGTCAAGCCTTCGATGCGCAGCTCACGCAGGGGGAGG is part of the Deinococcus planocerae genome and encodes:
- a CDS encoding MerR family transcriptional regulator, which codes for MRGRLIISRFAVLTGLSPRTLRYYDEIGLLCPEATDELTGYRYYGVTQVDLAVRVRRWRELGLPLDEIQRLIDRPDRAREVFLRHEQRLSAEIENRQRSLLHLRPFLQENPMDYRTEQLSPRQTLTVRTRLQPPHYEVIPEALRELMMYTKARGYRPDAPSFFVHHNDDRGEGSSVEVCLPVAGDVQPAGRIEVKTFGGGLVFVGRFVGPYDKTGAAYAAVVEEALRRGLSITGVTAEFYVKSVPDTPNPEEYETDIAFFLEDLGETGRPLT